Part of the Mus pahari unplaced genomic scaffold, PAHARI_EIJ_v1.1 scaffold_10285_1, whole genome shotgun sequence genome, GATCGTTTTAGTGAGCAATGTATTAGATGGAAAGCTGGTGTGGCAGCGGAACATGTTAACCTGCAAGTTTTTCAATCTGAGTCACAACATCAATGCTttgtttcataaaatgaaatCCAGGATATGTTTGCTAGAGCCAAGTATGGTGAGGTAGGCAGTGGTACGGCAGTCGGTACAttctgaggcatcccttccccctgaggtatcAGCCATATGACAGGATTAGTATAGATTTTCTTTATAGCATATGGATGGGAATTGAGTAGGGATGAGAAgtcaggagaggcagaggaagtcagacagaaaaagaagagagagagagagagagagagagagagagagagagagagagagagagcctaaaaTTCAAACTAAAATCTAAAGTGTACCTATAATTGTACCCAACAGGAGGAAGAATAAATAACTTCTAGTTCTTCTCTCTGACCAATTTTAACCTCCAAACTACATCCAGCAGAAATGGCAGGGGACATGGAATTTAAGAGCTGGGGCTACACACAGATCAGTGTTCAGAAATTCTGCTATAAGTGGACCATTAGCAACTTTTCATTTAGCATGGGAGGAATTCAGAAAAGGATTACAAGCCCAGTGTTCTCATTAGAGGCCAATAAGGAAGTGGCATGGTGTTTGAGGGTGTACCCAAATGGCGCTGATGAAGAATGCAAAGATTATCTGTCAGTTTACCTGGAGTTGCTCAGCTATCTGGAGAAACCAGTTTGGGCAAAGTTTGAGTTCTGGATCATAAATTCCCAAGGAGAGAAATATCAGAGTAGGAAGAGCCCCAATGTCGAAAGCTTTCTGCAATACGAACACAAGGGATTCAAAAGGTTTCTCCTTCGAAgtctcctcctctcccatcagAGCTGGTTTCTCCCTGAAGACCAGCTCACCATATGCTGCAAGGTGAGCACAGTTGGAAACATATTTGACATGCCTGAACAGAACATGACCCCTGCAATCAAGGATCCAAGGCACATGTTGACAGATGATCTAGGGGCGCTATGGGAGAATTCCCTCTTCACAGACTGCTACCTCTTGGTAGCTGGCCATGAATTCAGGGCTCACAAAGCCATCCTAGCAGCTCGATCTCCAGTTTTCAGAGCCATGTTTGANCATGAAATGAAGGAGAGTCTAAAGAACCCCACTGAGCTCCAGGACCTGGATCTCCAAGTCTTCAAGGAGATGATGGGTTTCATCTACAAGGGGAAGGCACCACACCTCCACAGCCACTCCATGGCCTGTGATGTGCTGGCAGCTGCTGACAAGTATGACCTGGAGGGCCTGAAGGTCATGTGTGAGGAGGCTCTCTGCAGGAACCTCTCTGTGAAGAATGCTGTACACACTCTCATCCTAGCTGACCTCCACagcacagagaagctgaagaCTCAGGCCCTGGATTTCATTGCTGTTCATGCCTCTGAGGTCTCTGAGACCTCAGAGTGGAAGTCAATGGTGGAGTCCCATCCCCACTTGGTGGCTGAAGCATTCCACTACCTGGCTTCTGCACTGTGTCCTTGCTTGGAGCCTAAAGTTACCTCAGGATCTAACCGGCTATGATCTACATCTTTCttacaacaacaaaagcaacaactaGTGTTGTTATTAATGACTTCTGGTTAGGAAATGGTGTTGTGGAAGAATTTACAGTGAATCTGGAAAAATGCAGCATGGTGGTTGAGAATTTAAATCACCTGTAATATGTTAAAATAGTGTGTGGAGGAAGGGCAGCACTACAGTCTGGGGTACTCTACCTGCCATCTAcactt contains:
- the LOC110315025 gene encoding TD and POZ domain-containing protein 3-like, whose amino-acid sequence is MAGDMEFKSWGYTQISVQKFCYKWTISNFSFSMGGIQKRITSPVFSLEANKEVAWCLRVYPNGADEECKDYLSVYLELLSYLEKPVWAKFEFWIINSQGEKYQSRKSPNVESFLQYEHKGFKRFLLRSLLLSHQSWFLPEDQLTICCKVSTVGNIFDMPEQNMTPAIKDPRHMLTDDLGALWENSLFTDCYLLVAGHEFRAHKAILAARSPVFRAMFXHEMKESLKNPTELQDLDLQVFKEMMGFIYKGKAPHLHSHSMACDVLAAADKYDLEGLKVMCEEALCRNLSVKNAVHTLILADLHSTEKLKTQALDFIAVHASEVSETSEWKSMVESHPHLVAEAFHYLASALCPCLEPKVTSGSNRL